The proteins below come from a single Nitrosospira sp. Is2 genomic window:
- a CDS encoding heme biosynthesis HemY N-terminal domain-containing protein: MKVAVWLLALFFFAVAVTLGARYNSGYVLVVSPPYRIELSLNLLVAVLLALLFVAYFAVRLVVVTSRLPAEVSDFRARQRREKAHAAMMDGLRAFFEGRYAKAERACAAALEMEQPPEMAAINATIAARSAHELRRYSQRDEFIDKAESSAPDEVTLRLMTHAELLLDEHRPDEALKLLDALRTTGTRQHTAALRLELKARQLSRDWVAVLDLLRQLERRNALDMNLIRQWRRHAHLEGFKSRTQDPQALKEYWQNISPLDKKDSKLAAAAAHAYATLSDCGAAHQIIEQSLDDRWDSELAELYGECVENDAIRQIERAEAWLKSHPNDAALLLALGKLCTHCELWGKAQNYLEASLSVEPSYTAHLALARLYEKVGRPEPAKDHYDKGLELALRRLELD, translated from the coding sequence GTGAAAGTAGCGGTCTGGCTTCTCGCATTGTTTTTCTTTGCGGTAGCGGTCACGCTCGGAGCCAGATATAACAGTGGGTATGTGCTGGTAGTTTCCCCCCCTTACCGTATCGAGCTATCACTTAATTTGCTGGTGGCGGTGCTCCTCGCCTTGCTTTTCGTTGCTTATTTTGCAGTGCGACTGGTTGTCGTTACCAGCCGGCTGCCAGCCGAGGTGAGCGATTTCCGCGCCCGGCAGCGCCGAGAGAAGGCTCATGCAGCGATGATGGATGGCCTCAGGGCATTCTTTGAAGGCCGCTATGCCAAGGCCGAGCGCGCATGCGCCGCGGCGCTGGAAATGGAACAGCCTCCCGAAATGGCTGCGATCAACGCTACGATTGCGGCGCGCTCCGCGCACGAACTGAGAAGGTATTCACAGCGGGACGAGTTCATTGACAAGGCGGAATCGAGTGCACCAGACGAAGTAACGCTGCGGCTCATGACTCATGCCGAGTTGTTGCTGGATGAACACCGGCCAGACGAGGCTCTGAAACTTTTAGACGCATTGCGGACGACAGGAACTCGACAGCATACGGCTGCATTGCGCCTCGAACTTAAAGCGCGGCAACTTTCGAGGGACTGGGTTGCGGTACTGGATCTGCTGCGTCAGCTAGAGCGCCGAAATGCGCTCGACATGAACCTGATCAGGCAGTGGCGACGTCATGCACATTTGGAGGGTTTTAAAAGCAGAACGCAAGACCCTCAGGCGCTAAAGGAATATTGGCAAAATATTTCCCCGCTTGATAAAAAGGACAGCAAGCTGGCTGCCGCTGCCGCACACGCGTATGCGACGCTCAGCGATTGTGGGGCAGCTCATCAGATAATCGAGCAGAGCCTTGATGATCGTTGGGATTCGGAATTAGCCGAGCTTTATGGCGAATGTGTTGAGAACGATGCTATCCGGCAAATCGAACGCGCCGAGGCGTGGCTTAAGTCTCATCCTAACGACGCGGCGCTCCTCCTCGCGCTCGGCAAACTTTGCACCCATTGCGAGTTATGGGGCAAAGCGCAGAACTATCTGGAGGCGAGCCTCTCGGTGGAGCCGAGCTATACGGCCCATCTGGCATTGGCGCGGTTATACGAAAAAGTCGGGCGGCCGGAGCCGGCGAAGGACCACTATGACAAAGGGCTGGAGCTTGCATTGAGGCGTCTGGAATTGGATTAG
- a CDS encoding uroporphyrinogen-III C-methyltransferase: MSAELQPADNNEPQDLAHNPPRRFNPLWIFAFIIIAVMAWQWYDTRNQIGDLQHELAKRLADADALGKETRHLATEGTEAGRRLDTKLSLLEAKLAESQSQQLALEALYQELTRTRDEATLEEVEQLLLIANQQLQLASNVKAALIAMQEADARLQRIDRPQLSPLRKILSKDMDVLKSAPYLDTVGISLRLDNLAAAVDALPLAMELRPPEPGASQHQTPASESIWLRFARETWDEMKRLVRIQHMDKPDIPLLSPSQAYFLSENLKLRLLSARLALLARDGASFKADLDASQDWIGRYYDNKSLPVVNMLEALQQLRASEVGIELPRISASLDAVRNYRLARDRGNR, encoded by the coding sequence ATGAGTGCGGAACTTCAACCTGCGGATAATAATGAACCACAGGACCTGGCGCATAACCCGCCCAGGCGTTTCAACCCTCTCTGGATTTTTGCATTTATTATTATCGCTGTCATGGCTTGGCAGTGGTACGACACTCGCAACCAGATCGGGGACTTGCAACATGAGCTCGCAAAACGGCTGGCCGATGCAGATGCTCTAGGTAAGGAAACACGTCATCTTGCGACTGAGGGAACAGAGGCAGGACGAAGGCTGGATACGAAGCTCAGCCTGCTAGAAGCCAAGCTGGCTGAATCGCAAAGCCAGCAACTGGCTCTGGAGGCGCTGTACCAGGAGCTTACGCGAACGCGCGACGAGGCCACGCTGGAGGAAGTCGAGCAATTGCTGCTCATTGCGAATCAACAGCTGCAGTTGGCGAGTAATGTAAAGGCTGCACTGATCGCGATGCAGGAGGCCGATGCCCGCCTGCAGCGTATAGACCGCCCTCAGTTATCCCCCTTACGCAAGATTCTATCCAAAGACATGGACGTTCTGAAATCCGCGCCGTATCTGGATACGGTGGGGATCAGCCTGCGTCTCGACAATCTTGCCGCTGCGGTTGATGCTTTGCCGCTGGCAATGGAACTGCGCCCCCCGGAACCCGGTGCTTCTCAACATCAGACACCAGCATCGGAGAGTATATGGCTCAGATTCGCGCGTGAAACCTGGGACGAAATGAAACGGCTGGTGCGTATTCAACACATGGATAAGCCGGATATCCCCCTGCTCTCGCCATCACAGGCATATTTCCTGAGCGAGAATCTCAAGTTGCGCCTGTTATCGGCACGGCTCGCTCTGCTGGCGCGAGATGGCGCAAGTTTCAAGGCCGATCTCGATGCGTCGCAAGATTGGATAGGCCGATACTACGATAACAAATCCCTGCCCGTCGTCAATATGCTCGAAGCGCTGCAACAGTTGCGTGCAAGCGAGGTTGGCATCGAATTACCTCGTATTTCAGCCAGCCTGGATGCGGTGCGGAACTATCGTTTAGCACGTGACCGGGGAAACAGGTGA